A genomic stretch from Setaria viridis chromosome 1, Setaria_viridis_v4.0, whole genome shotgun sequence includes:
- the LOC117852191 gene encoding putative GEM-like protein 8, protein MEGSTTEGHVVGIPVNNRVYGIEEPDEFPIPVSSRAYGIEEPDLAYGIEEPEFLAEETPDHGGFPSSFQSSYDANRSTTADRPTSKHGRKGDNIARGIKEHVTLGPKLSDTVKGKLTLGAKILQAGGVEKMFRQWFSVDKNEKLLRSSQCYLSTTAGPIAGLLFVSTARVAFRSDRSLAVSSPRGDRARVPYKVTIPLRKMKAVRPSENKHRPEQKYVQLVTNDGFEFWFMGFVSYNRSLQHLEQAVAYAQQAQ, encoded by the exons ATGGAGGGGTCGACGACTGAAGGTCATGTGGTTGGGATCCCGGTGAACAACAGGGTTTACGGAATCGAGGAGCCGGATGAGTTCCCCATCCCGGTGAGCAGCAGGGCTTACGGCATCGAGGAGCCGGACTTGGCTTACGGCATCGAGGAGCCGGAGTTCCTTGCGGAAGAGACGCCCGATCATGGAGGATTCCCGAGTTCCTTCCAATCCAGCTATG ATGCTAACCGCTCGACGACCGCCGATCGGCCGACGAGCAAACATGGCAGGAAGGGAGACAACATCGCTCGGGGCATCAAAGAACACG TGACCCTCGGTCCCAAACTTTCCGACACGGTGAAGGGGAAGCTCACGCTGGGCGCGAAAATCCTccaggccggcggcgtggagaaGATGTTCCGGCAGTGGTTCTCCGTGGACAAGAACGAGAAGCTGCTCAGGTCCTCGCAGTGCTACCTCTCGACGACGGCCGGGCCGATCGCCGGCCTGCTCTTCGTGTCCACGGCGCGGGTGGCCTTCCGCAGCGACCGGTCCCTGGCGGTGTCCTCCCCGCGCGGCGACAGGGCGCGCGTGCCCTACAAGGTGACGATCCCGCTGCGGAAGATGAAGGCCGTCCGGCCCAGCGAGAACAAGCACCGGCCGGAGCAGAAGTACGTGCAGCTCGTCACCAACGACGGCTTCGAGTTCTGGTTCATGGGCTTCGTCAGCTACAACCGGTCGCTGCAGCACCTGGAGCAGGCCGTCGCGTACGCGCAGCAGGCGCAATGA
- the LOC117855869 gene encoding putative ripening-related protein 2, with protein MSIATSRLVLALAGVLLVAMAGRCSGDDHGHRRELADGCQQSGTLRPDKGHSCDECCKAGKSYPTYRCSPPVVSGSTKAIMTLNDFDAGGDGGDPSKCDEKFHKNTERVVALSTGWYAGGKRCGKNVRINAKGKSVLAKVVDECDSLHGCDSEHAFQPPCRPNVVDASQAVWDALGITGDEVGEYGITWSDA; from the coding sequence ATGTCGATCGCCACCAGCCGCCTCGTGCTTGCATTGGCGGGCGTCCTGCTGGTCGCCATGGCAGGCCGCTGCAGCGGCGACGATCACGGCCACCGACGCGAGCTGGCCGACGGGTGCCAGCAGAGCGGCACGCTGCGGCCGGACAAGGGCCACTCGTGCGACGAGTGCTGCAAGGCCGGGAAGTCCTACCCGACGTACCGGTGCTCGCCGCCGGTCGTCTCCGGGAGCACTAAGGCCATCATGACGCTCAACGACTTCGACGcgggcggtgacggcggcgaccCGTCGAAGTGCGACGAGAAGTTCCACAAGAACACGGAGCGCGTCGTGGCGCTGTCCACGGGCTGGTACGCCGGCGGCAAGCGATGTGGCAAGAACGTAAGGATCAACGCCAAGGGCAAGTCCGTGCTCGCCAAGGTCGTGGACGAGTGCGACTCCCTCCATGGCTGCGACAGCGAGCACGCATTTCAGCCGCCGTGCCGCCCCAACGTGGTCGATGCGTCACAGGCCGTGTGGGATGCGCTGGGCATCACCGGGGACGAGGTCGGCGAATACGGGATCACGTGGTCGGATGCGTGA
- the LOC140222978 gene encoding putative ripening-related protein 2, with translation MDHQMTIPNKATTLLSARKMSTTSLLVLALAGLLLVTFPSLCGGSAAHRLEKCHPSGTLQGPRTGHTCGECCKAGHFYPTYRCSPPVTRHTKAIMTLNDFDEGGDGGDKSECDGKYHKNTERVVALSTGWYHRGKRCHKHIQIHAKGRSVLAKVVDECDTLHGCDKPHAYQPPCRPNIVDASKAVWDALGITGEEVGEYPITWSDA, from the coding sequence ATGGATCACCAGATGACCATacccaacaaggcaacaactcTTCTCAGTGCTCGCAAGATGTCGACGACCAGCCTCCTCGTGCTTGCTCTGGCAGGCCTCCTGCTCGTCACTTTCCCAAGTCtctgcggcggcagcgccgcccACCGCCTGGAGAAATGCCATCCGAGCGGCACGCTGCAGGGGCCGAGGACCGGCCACACGTGTGGGGAATGCTGCAAGGCCGGGCACTTCTACCCGACGTACCGGTGCTCGCCGCCGGTCACCAGGCACACCAAGGCCATCATGACGCTCAACGACTTCGacgagggcggcgacggcggggacaAGTCGGAGTGCGACGGCAAGTACCACAAGAACACGGAACGCGTGGTGGCGCTGTCCACGGGGTGGTACCACAGGGGCAAGCGCTGCCACAAGCACATCCAGATCCACGCCAAGGGCAGGTCCGTGCTCGCCAAGGTCGTGGACGAGTGCGACACCCTGCACGGCTGCGACAAGCCGCACGCGTACCAGCCACCGTGCCGCCCCAACATCGTCGACGCGTCCAAGGCCGTGTGGGACGCGCTGGGCATCACCGGGGAGGAGGTCGGCGAGTACCCTATCACCTGGTCGGATGCATGA